The genomic interval AGCGAAAATATTGTAAGCCAAGCATCGTGGAAACTCCTTTCAATTACGCTAGCTTTTTTACAAAAGAGGAGGGACCCAAGCCTAGGGACCCTCCTCTCCTCCAATAGTTAAATCGGTTACCACCAAGCCCAGTATTCAGCCATAATGACACATGTGAAGACGATGAATACACCAGTCAAAATCCCAATAATTGCGAAAGTATGACCACGGTCTTTCATGTGCATCCAGAATGCCATTTGTACGAACACTTGCAATACCGCTAAGCCGATCAAAATGATGTAGATAAAATCTTTGTTGATTTCTCCGCTTATTACAGTCGCGAATGCGATGAACGTAAGCAAGATCGAGAAAATAAACGCGATAATATGCTTCTTAGGTCCTTCGACCTTATGACGCTTGGGGCTTTCCTCAGTGGCTGTATGATTGCTTGCCATGGATTAAACCACCTTTCCCATCAAGTAAACGACGGTGAAAATGAATACCCATACAACATCGATAAAGTGCCAGTACATACCAGCTACATATACCTTAGGTGCTGTTACTACAGTCAATCCTTTTCTTGCTAATTGAATAATAATCAATGTGATCCATGTAATACCGAAAGCAACGTGTGCTCCGTGGAAGCCTACCAGCGTATAGAACGAGGAGCTGAATGCGCTCGTTGTAAAGCCGTGGCCTTCATGTACATAGTGCCAGAACTCGTAAATTTCAAGAGCAAGGAAACCTGCGCCAAGAATGACCGTAATAATCAGCCAGTTAATTAACGCCTTCACTCTGTTTGTATGCAGCGCATGAACAGCGAACACGCTTGTTAAGCTTGACGTAAGCAAGAGTGCTGTCGCAAGCGCAACGAGTGGAAGCTGGAACAATTCATGTGCTGGCGGTCCATCAAGGACTTGATTCCGTAGTGCTAGGAACGCTGAGAACAACGTTCCGAACAATACAGTTTCTCCGCCAAGGAAAAGCCAAAAGCCTAATACTTTATTGCGTCCCTCGAGGGTCGCCTTTTCGGGCTCATGAGGCAATTGCCCCTCTACATGCGAATGCGCACTCATGCTTTACCCCCCATATCTCTAAGGATTTCTTCTTCTTCAATGTGGAAGCCGTGATCATCGATTACGGAACGAAGGAACATGCAACCGAACAAGATCAGCAAACCAACAATACCGAGAGCATAACCTGATTTGAATGATCCAAACAAGTTGCCCCAATCTTTAGCGTACATGAAACCTAAACCTGCGATAAACAATCCAAATCCCATGAAGAAAGGCAGGATCGAAGGAGAAGGCATATGAATTGGACCAATTGGCTCCGCAGGCGTCATGCCCTTGTGACCGTCCGTTTTTTCTTTCCAGTATGCATCATAGCCGCGTACAAGCGGTGTTTGAGCAAAGTTGTATTCAGGAGGTGGAGATGGAATGGTCCACTCTAGAGTACGACCGTCTTCCCATGGATCAGCTGGTGCATTTTGTGGTTTGAAAGCTGTGATAACAACGTTCAGCAAGAAGAAAATTGTACCAAAGCCCATCAAGAATGCGCCTACTGTACTGATCATGTTCATTTCGTTGAAACCAAGACCGTCGAGATATGTCCAAATACGACGAGGCATACCTAGCAAGCCAAGGAAATGTTGAATAAAGAATGTTAAGTGGAAGCCAATAAAGAATGTCCAGAACGTCAATTTACCAAGTGTTTCATTCAGCATACGTCCGAACATTTTTGGCCACCAGTAGTGAAGGCCTGAGAAAATACCCAGTACCAAACCACCTACGATAACATAGTGGAAATGCGCTACGACAAAATAAGAATCATGATATTGGAAGTCAGCAGGTGCTGCTGCCAGCATGACGCCGGTAACGCCGCCCATTACGAAGGTTGGTATAAATCCGACAGCGAACAAGTTAGCTGTCGTGAATTTAATGGAACCGCCCCACATCGTAAATAGCCAGTTGAAAATTTTGATACCTGTTGGAACCGCGATAAGCATCGTTGCAATGGAGAACAGCGCATTCGCAACTGGTCCAAGACCAACCGTGAACATGTGATGCGCCCAAACCATGAAGCCCAAGAAGCCGATCAGGATTGTAGCGAATACCATCGAGCTGTAACCGAACAAACGCTTGCGTGAGAATGTACTTATTACCTCGGAAATAACGCCGAAGGCCGGCAAGATGAGGATATAAACCTCAGGATGCCCGAATATCCAGAAAATATGCTCCCATAGGACCGCGTTACCGCCGCCAGAAGGATCAAAGAAATTTGCATCAAACAATCTGTCGAACATGAGTGCCGCTAAACCAACTGCCAAAGCAGGGAATGCGAACAGGATTAGCGCCGAAGTAATGAACGCAGCCCATGTGAACATCGGCATACGCATGAACGTCATGCCTGGTGCACGCATGTTGATAATCGTTACGAGGAAGTTAATACCCCCGATAAGTGTTCCGATACCAGCTATTTGCAAACCTAGTACATAATAGTCAACGCCGTGATCGCCGTTATAAGTCGTCCCCGCGAGCGGTGCATATGATGTCCAGCCTGCATCTGGAGCGCCGCCAGTAAACCAGCTCACGTTAAGCAAAATACCGCCGAACAAGAATGTCCAGAAGCCTAATGAGTTAACGAAAGGGAAAGCTACGTCGCGCGCGCCGATTTGAAGCGGTATAACCGCATTCATTAAGGCGAATAAAAGCGGCATCGCTGCAAGGAAGATCATCGTCGTTCCGTGCATGGTTAAAAGCTCATTATATGTATCCGCGCTAACAAAGTTATTTAGCGGCTTCCACAATTGAACTCGAATCAAAATCGCTTCCAAACCACCGACAAGGAAGAAAAAACCGCCGGCAATCATATACAATATTCCGATTTTTTTATGGTCAACCGTAGTCAGCCAGTCCATCAGACCGCTGTAACGTTTGACCTTATGCGTATGCGCATGAGCCAAAGTAGGTACCTCCTTCAATCACCGATAAATTATTGTTCGTAGTTAAGCTTCAATTCAGATAAGTATTTAGCAATACCTTCAATCTCTTGTTCAGTCAAATCTTCGATTTTACCCATTTGGTTGCCCGGTTTAACTTCGTCCGGGTTTTTGATCCAACGGTGCAAGTTGTCGTATACTGAACCTTCATTGGAATATTGCGGATCATCGGTGTTAACAAGTATACCCCCGACAGTCTCACGGCTTCCGATACCTGTCAAGTTAGGATAAGCAGGTCCGCCCAAATCACCCACTGCGTGGCAAGATAGACATTTGCTTTCAAATGCTTTAGCAATTGCCGGATCGCTTGGAAGCGCTACAGGTTCTTTAAGTGCAGCTACCCAACGATCAAATGACGACTCGTCCACTGATTTAACTTTAAAGTCCATCAAACCATGTGAAGGTCCGCAAAGCTCAGCACATTTACCCAGGTAAACGCCTTCTTTTGGTGCAGAGAAGTACATTTTATTTACGTTAGCACCAGGGTTGGTATCGATTTTCCCAGCAAGCGATGGAATCCAGAATGAGTGAAGCACATCTGCGGATTTCGCTGTGATGGAGATCGTCTTACCTTTTGGAATAATAAGCTCTTGTGCTGTCTTGATTCCGTAAGCTGGGTATTCAAACTCCCACCAGTATTGGTGTGAAGTAACGATGACCTGAACCGCTTCCGGATCTTTGCTGTAGTCTTTAGCAAGATTAAATACGGATTGAACGGTTGGAACACCCAAAATGATAAGCATGATGATTGGAATTACTGTCCAAATAATCTCAAGCTTATGATTTCCTTCCACCTGCTTAGGAATTGTTTTGTCTCCCGGACGTCTGCGGAAACGAATAATTACAAACAAAGAAATCGCAAATACGGCAACAATCACGATCAACATGATTCCAATTGCCAGCTTCATCAGCCCGAATTGTTCTTCCGCTACAGGTCCCTGAGGATTCAGCGTCGACAAATCGCTCCGCCCGCAAGCCGCTAGTACTAGCACCATCATGGCCATAAGCGGCGCAAGCCGTTTTACAAATCGCCACCGTTTCATCATTAATCAACCCCACTTTTGACGTTTTCGCAGCTGCCTAATTTTCACGTGGCATACGGCTGGCTGCGTGTTTCACAGATGTTATTACAACTCCTGCAACTTAAATCACTTTATTAAATATAAAGTTGAAGCCCCTATTTGTCAATGTTCCACAGAGAGTTCACAAATTGTTCTCAAAGCTGTCAAATTCGCATCATTACTGCGTTTTTTCGCATGATAAACTGTCTTGTTTAGCCCGTCTGCATGGCATTCTCTCTATCCTACATTGTGCACCAAACCCATGGTCAATTATGTATGCTTGCAAAAACGTATATTTATGGAGCCGCGGCAAAAACTAAAGCCATTATCGTATGAATGGGGGTCCGTTCTTTATGGTTAAACGAATTGCCGCATTGCTGCTGTCGGCAGTCATGATAACAACTTCAGCCGGCTGTGCCTACAAACAGTATGCTCAGCAAAGCGACACCGATTATGGAAGCCGTCAAGCTAACGATCCGAAGATGCTCGGCGGCAGAGCTTATGGGCCGACTACGAACAATGCTGACCAGCATAATAATTCATTTTTTGAATACAGCTCCGTCATCTCACGCAAAGTAACTGATCTAAACGGCGTGGCTTCCGCAATCGTTATGCTCACAGACAAAAATGCTTATGTCGGTTTAATGCTTGATTGGACCGCAGTTGGCACTCGCAATTCCGGCGGTAAAAGCGAGCAAGACAATACAGGCACTAGTGATGGCGTATATAACCATGATACGGGCAGTCCGTATGGCAACAGTAAGATCCTTGTGTCACCGTACAACTCCTATTTCTCAGTAAATGATGTTAATGATTTGTCGGATGAACTTAAGCAGACTGTCGCTCTTAGAGTTCGCGAGCTGGCTCCAGCTGTACAAGAAGTTCATATTTCAGCCAATATGGAGTTCGTAAATTACTTCAACGATTTTGCCAAGGAAGCTTGGGGAGGTCGATCCTTAATGCCACATATCGATAAATTCAATACCGTAGTGAAATATCATTTTGCCGGCGGAAAGGATATGCCTTCTCCAATTACACAACCAGGCACCTACAGCCCATCCGAGACTCAAATGAATCATTAAAAAAAAATCGCTTCTATTATATATATAGCAAAAAGGCACTTCTCACGGAGAGCCTTTTTGTTATTTCTATCATTTTGCTTTTTAACGCATCGGAGCAAAGCCGCTGATTTCTGCCAAGATTGCTTCAGTTTGTGATAGCAGCTCATCTGACAGTTCAATGTCTACTGACTTTATGTTTTCTTCGATTTGAGCCGGTCGGCTCGAACCGATAATAGCTGAGCTCACATTCGGCTGGCGAAGCACCCATGCTAATGCAAATTGTGACAATGATGCTCCAATCGTTGCAGCCAGCTGCTCCAGTTTCTCTGCAACCTGCAGTACATCTTCTCGCAAATAACTGTTAATGATGCCATTTGTCTTATCATTTGCAGCACGACTGCCTGCCGGCACGGCTTGGCCTGGCTTGTACTTACCTGTTAAAATCCCTTGTGCAAGCGGTGAGAAAACAACCTGCCCCATGCCTTCTTGCTCACAAACTTCGATAACGCCCCGTTCAATATACCGCTCAAACATATTGTAAATCGGTTGATTCGAAATAAGCTTCCGGAGGTTAAGACGTTTCCCTATCGCTGCAGCATCCGTAATTTGCGCAGCTGTCCACTCGCTGACCCCTGCATAAAGCACCTTCCCTTGTGCCGTCAAATCATCGAGTGCCCGCAAAGTCTCCTCAACCGGCGTTTCCGAATCAAAGCGGTGGCATTGATAAAGATCTATATAATCAGTACCCAAACGCTTCAAGCTCGCATCACATTGCTCGACGATATGTTTTCTAGAAAGTCCGCGATCATTTG from Paenibacillus sp. FSL K6-3182 carries:
- a CDS encoding YhcN/YlaJ family sporulation lipoprotein codes for the protein MVKRIAALLLSAVMITTSAGCAYKQYAQQSDTDYGSRQANDPKMLGGRAYGPTTNNADQHNNSFFEYSSVISRKVTDLNGVASAIVMLTDKNAYVGLMLDWTAVGTRNSGGKSEQDNTGTSDGVYNHDTGSPYGNSKILVSPYNSYFSVNDVNDLSDELKQTVALRVRELAPAVQEVHISANMEFVNYFNDFAKEAWGGRSLMPHIDKFNTVVKYHFAGGKDMPSPITQPGTYSPSETQMNH
- a CDS encoding aldo/keto reductase family protein produces the protein MKYRRLGNSGLKVSEIGLGSWLTYGTATEAETAKECIHKAYDAGINFFDTANAYNNGEAEKVMGDALKGYTRSSYVLATKLFFPMGSGPNDRGLSRKHIVEQCDASLKRLGTDYIDLYQCHRFDSETPVEETLRALDDLTAQGKVLYAGVSEWTAAQITDAAAIGKRLNLRKLISNQPIYNMFERYIERGVIEVCEQEGMGQVVFSPLAQGILTGKYKPGQAVPAGSRAANDKTNGIINSYLREDVLQVAEKLEQLAATIGASLSQFALAWVLRQPNVSSAIIGSSRPAQIEENIKSVDIELSDELLSQTEAILAEISGFAPMR
- a CDS encoding cytochrome c oxidase subunit 3, with the protein product MSAHSHVEGQLPHEPEKATLEGRNKVLGFWLFLGGETVLFGTLFSAFLALRNQVLDGPPAHELFQLPLVALATALLLTSSLTSVFAVHALHTNRVKALINWLIITVILGAGFLALEIYEFWHYVHEGHGFTTSAFSSSFYTLVGFHGAHVAFGITWITLIIIQLARKGLTVVTAPKVYVAGMYWHFIDVVWVFIFTVVYLMGKVV
- the coxB gene encoding cytochrome c oxidase subunit II; the protein is MMKRWRFVKRLAPLMAMMVLVLAACGRSDLSTLNPQGPVAEEQFGLMKLAIGIMLIVIVAVFAISLFVIIRFRRRPGDKTIPKQVEGNHKLEIIWTVIPIIMLIILGVPTVQSVFNLAKDYSKDPEAVQVIVTSHQYWWEFEYPAYGIKTAQELIIPKGKTISITAKSADVLHSFWIPSLAGKIDTNPGANVNKMYFSAPKEGVYLGKCAELCGPSHGLMDFKVKSVDESSFDRWVAALKEPVALPSDPAIAKAFESKCLSCHAVGDLGGPAYPNLTGIGSRETVGGILVNTDDPQYSNEGSVYDNLHRWIKNPDEVKPGNQMGKIEDLTEQEIEGIAKYLSELKLNYEQ
- a CDS encoding cytochrome C oxidase subunit IV family protein, with product MASNHTATEESPKRHKVEGPKKHIIAFIFSILLTFIAFATVISGEINKDFIYIILIGLAVLQVFVQMAFWMHMKDRGHTFAIIGILTGVFIVFTCVIMAEYWAWW
- the ctaD gene encoding cytochrome c oxidase subunit I, encoding MDWLTTVDHKKIGILYMIAGGFFFLVGGLEAILIRVQLWKPLNNFVSADTYNELLTMHGTTMIFLAAMPLLFALMNAVIPLQIGARDVAFPFVNSLGFWTFLFGGILLNVSWFTGGAPDAGWTSYAPLAGTTYNGDHGVDYYVLGLQIAGIGTLIGGINFLVTIINMRAPGMTFMRMPMFTWAAFITSALILFAFPALAVGLAALMFDRLFDANFFDPSGGGNAVLWEHIFWIFGHPEVYILILPAFGVISEVISTFSRKRLFGYSSMVFATILIGFLGFMVWAHHMFTVGLGPVANALFSIATMLIAVPTGIKIFNWLFTMWGGSIKFTTANLFAVGFIPTFVMGGVTGVMLAAAPADFQYHDSYFVVAHFHYVIVGGLVLGIFSGLHYWWPKMFGRMLNETLGKLTFWTFFIGFHLTFFIQHFLGLLGMPRRIWTYLDGLGFNEMNMISTVGAFLMGFGTIFFLLNVVITAFKPQNAPADPWEDGRTLEWTIPSPPPEYNFAQTPLVRGYDAYWKEKTDGHKGMTPAEPIGPIHMPSPSILPFFMGFGLFIAGLGFMYAKDWGNLFGSFKSGYALGIVGLLILFGCMFLRSVIDDHGFHIEEEEILRDMGGKA